In Chroicocephalus ridibundus chromosome 12, bChrRid1.1, whole genome shotgun sequence, a single genomic region encodes these proteins:
- the LOC134522593 gene encoding kelch-like protein 10 — MVTLLLHNICDVIMGHVPEPADRQGFYYDAGGRARTKCRKHPRVAEASPTASGLEVGDSLPRGTYSSSSPRERKMSAVACSAFHGLCPEGTPSDVIISVDGIEFNAHEMVLSNCSAYFGALFSSNCSSANSNVYQIHGASPETIGLLIEYAYTGTVPLTEDNVESLLVVADQFNVLGIVSLCCHFLKAQLCSENCVGIWRFTHYYYCADLREAAHEFILHHFEEVTRVSAEFLELSFNDLQRLLEKGELPVREEAMLEAVLTWAAHDLPNRRQHIVFLLSKEGWRSGQKGFFFLK; from the exons ATGGTGACACTTCTTCTACACAAcatctgtgatgtcattatggggcacgttccagaGCCAGCAGACAGGCAGGGCTTCTACTACGACGccggagggagggcaaggacaaagTGCCGTAAGcaccccagagtggcagaagcatctcccactgcctcagGCTTGGAGGTGGGCGACAGCTTGCCTCGTGGCACatactcctcctcctcacccagggagaggaagatgagtgctGTGGCTTGCAGCGCCTTCCacgggctttgcccagaagggacaCCAAGCGATGTgatcatcagcgtggacggcattgaattcaACGCGCACGAGATGGTCCTCTCTAACTGCAGTGCGTACTTCGG ggctttgttctccagcaactgCAGCAGTGCCAACAGCAACGTCTATCAGATCCACGGCGCTTCCCCTGAAACGATAGGGCTCCTCATCGAGTACGCCTACACTGGCACAGTGCCCCTCACGGAGGACAATGTTGAAAGTTTGCTCGTGGTGGCAGACCAGTTCAACGTCCTGGGCATCGTCAGCCTCTGCTGCCACTTCTTAAAAGCCCAGCTGTGCTCAGAAAACTGcgtcggcatctggagattcacccACTACTACTACTGTgctgacctgcgagaagcagcccacgagttcatcctgcatcacttcgAGGAGGTGAccagggtgtctgcagagtttctggagctctccttcaatgacctgcaacgcctgctggagaagggggagctCCCTGTGAGAGAAGAGGCCATGCTGGAGGCCGTTCTCACCTGGGCTGCTCATGACCTGCCCAACAGGAGGCAGCACATTGTCTTCTTGCTGAGCAAGGAGGGCTGGAGgagtggacagaagggatttttctttttaaaataa